The following coding sequences lie in one Niabella agricola genomic window:
- a CDS encoding NAD(P)/FAD-dependent oxidoreductase, whose product MRLRTFESFWLLKNGLLYSYPSLQEDLGSDIVVIGGGITGALISHALLQAGYEVTVLDKRDIAQGSTAATTSMLQYEIDVPLYQLADRIGTENAVRCYQAGIRAIEDLAVLVSDEQIDCGFTQKQSLYFAHDEKAATTLRQEYAIRRQYGLGVSWLSPATIAQQYQLQTSGGILSDTAASMDAYRFTHELFQKNQQRGLRIYDQTEISNISYQASGVQLELTNGCVVRGKKIVFCSGYETVAMFPEKTARLFSTFACISEADAQLSSELKQLLIWNTEKPYTYMRTTDDNRLLIGGADSPFNSGSFRERVKDKKTKLLMEKLNRFMPGTSFIDDFSWAGCFGSTADGLPYIGQHEKYPNAYFVLGFGGNGITFSVQGMKLLLKLLRDETDPLLPLYRFGRS is encoded by the coding sequence ATGCGGTTAAGAACTTTTGAATCCTTTTGGTTACTCAAAAACGGATTGCTTTACAGCTATCCTTCCCTGCAGGAAGATCTCGGTTCGGATATCGTCGTTATCGGTGGTGGCATTACCGGTGCGTTGATCAGTCATGCATTACTGCAAGCCGGTTACGAGGTAACGGTTCTGGACAAGAGAGATATCGCACAAGGTAGTACGGCGGCCACCACCTCCATGTTGCAATATGAAATCGATGTACCGTTGTACCAGCTGGCCGACCGTATCGGAACAGAAAACGCCGTGCGCTGTTATCAGGCCGGCATCCGGGCCATTGAAGACCTTGCCGTACTTGTTTCCGATGAACAAATCGATTGCGGATTTACCCAAAAACAATCGCTTTACTTTGCGCATGATGAAAAAGCCGCAACAACACTCCGGCAGGAGTATGCGATCCGCCGGCAATATGGGTTAGGCGTAAGCTGGCTGTCACCGGCAACCATTGCACAACAGTACCAGCTGCAAACATCTGGTGGTATCCTTTCTGATACAGCAGCCAGTATGGATGCCTACCGGTTTACACATGAACTGTTTCAAAAAAACCAGCAGCGGGGATTACGCATTTATGATCAAACCGAAATCAGCAACATCAGCTACCAGGCTTCCGGCGTGCAGCTTGAGCTCACCAATGGCTGCGTGGTACGCGGCAAGAAGATCGTGTTTTGCTCCGGTTATGAAACGGTGGCCATGTTCCCCGAAAAGACGGCCCGGCTGTTCAGCACTTTTGCCTGCATCAGCGAAGCGGATGCGCAGCTTTCATCAGAGTTGAAGCAATTGTTGATTTGGAATACCGAAAAACCCTATACCTACATGCGTACCACCGACGACAACCGGCTGCTAATTGGCGGTGCAGACAGTCCGTTTAACTCCGGCTCTTTCCGGGAGCGCGTTAAGGATAAAAAAACAAAGCTACTGATGGAAAAACTGAACCGCTTTATGCCAGGCACGTCGTTTATCGACGATTTTTCCTGGGCCGGTTGCTTTGGATCTACAGCTGATGGATTGCCCTATATTGGCCAGCATGAAAAATATCCCAATGCCTATTTTGTACTGGGATTTGGCGGAAATGGCATTACGTTTTCGGTTCAGGGCATGAAACTGCTCCTCAAGTTGCTTCGTGATGAAACGGACCCATTACTGCCACTGTACCGTTTTGGAAGATCCTGA
- a CDS encoding UDP-glucose dehydrogenase family protein yields MKIAVIGTGYVGLVTGTCFAETGNQVVCVDVDQKKIAALQNGKTPIYEPGLDVLLARNIREERIRFTDDLANAVKDALVVFLALPTPSGADGAADLKYVLKVAGELGDLITSYKIIVNKSTVPVGTAEKVAAILSEKLPSSLFDVVSNPEFLREGVAVDDFLKPERVVVGTASERAVKIMSDLYNPFVRQGNPIYFMDARSAEMTKYAANSFLAMKISFMNEIANLCERTGANVDWVRIGIGSDQRIGKRFLFPGIGYGGSCFPKDVLALNLTAQEHKYDFKLLQSVLTVNALQKKRLVQKLSQYFDHNLQGKQLALWGLAFKPETDDIRDAPSIEIIGELLAAGAHIKVYDPVATENVRQLFGDQLDYSGNQYEALRDADALLILTEWSEFRNPDFEKIKQHLKAPVIFDGRNVYTLEKMKELGFHYESIGRSKVN; encoded by the coding sequence ATGAAAATAGCGGTTATTGGAACAGGATATGTGGGACTGGTAACAGGCACCTGCTTTGCGGAAACGGGCAACCAGGTGGTTTGCGTGGACGTGGACCAGAAGAAGATCGCTGCATTGCAAAACGGTAAAACACCTATTTACGAACCGGGACTGGATGTATTGCTGGCCCGGAATATCCGGGAAGAGCGAATCCGCTTTACGGATGATCTGGCCAATGCGGTGAAAGACGCGCTGGTGGTGTTCCTGGCCCTTCCAACGCCTTCCGGCGCCGATGGTGCAGCGGATCTGAAGTATGTATTAAAGGTAGCCGGAGAGCTCGGAGACCTGATTACCTCTTATAAAATTATTGTTAATAAAAGTACAGTGCCTGTTGGTACTGCCGAAAAAGTAGCCGCTATTTTATCAGAGAAACTGCCTTCGTCCTTGTTTGATGTGGTTTCCAACCCTGAATTTTTGAGGGAGGGCGTTGCGGTAGACGATTTTCTGAAGCCGGAGCGGGTTGTTGTCGGCACAGCGTCGGAACGGGCGGTCAAAATTATGAGCGACCTGTACAATCCTTTTGTACGGCAGGGAAACCCCATTTATTTTATGGATGCCCGTAGCGCCGAGATGACCAAGTATGCGGCTAATTCCTTCCTTGCGATGAAGATCTCCTTTATGAATGAGATTGCCAACCTTTGCGAGCGGACGGGTGCGAACGTGGATTGGGTACGTATTGGCATCGGCAGTGATCAGCGCATTGGTAAACGGTTTCTTTTTCCCGGCATCGGTTATGGCGGCAGCTGCTTTCCGAAAGATGTACTGGCATTGAACCTTACCGCACAGGAGCATAAATACGATTTTAAATTACTGCAATCGGTACTCACGGTGAACGCACTACAAAAAAAACGATTGGTTCAAAAGCTCAGCCAGTATTTTGATCACAATCTGCAAGGCAAACAGTTAGCATTATGGGGACTGGCCTTTAAACCGGAAACCGACGACATCCGGGATGCGCCTTCCATAGAGATTATCGGGGAATTACTGGCTGCAGGAGCGCATATAAAAGTATATGACCCGGTGGCTACTGAAAATGTACGCCAGCTGTTTGGCGACCAGCTGGATTACTCCGGAAACCAGTACGAAGCATTACGGGATGCAGATGCCTTGCTTATTTTGACAGAATGGAGTGAGTTCCGTAACCCGGATTTCGAAAAAATAAAACAACACCTGAAGGCCCCGGTTATTTTTGACGGGAGGAACGTATACACGCTTGAAAAAATGAAAGAGCTGGGCTTCCATTATGAAAGCATTGGGCGGAGCAAGGTGAATTAG
- the map gene encoding type I methionyl aminopeptidase, which produces MVKIKSDDQVALMRRSALLVSKTLTEIAKILKPGITTLSLDKMIGEFIADHKAIPSFLNYNGYPFNSCISVNDVVVHGFPNKTELKPGDIVSIDVGVILDKWHGDHAYTFAIGEPTPEAQQLIAVTKESLYKGIEKATTGHRIGDIGFAIQHYTEKEHGYGVVRELVGHGLGQKMHEDPQVPNYGKRGTGMKLQSGMVLAIEPMINLGKKEVFTESDGWTVRTKDGSPSVHFEHDVCVRPGKADVLSNYATIEEAEQQNPELFVCTLKA; this is translated from the coding sequence ATGGTAAAAATCAAATCAGATGACCAGGTGGCATTGATGCGCAGGAGTGCACTGCTGGTAAGCAAAACACTGACTGAAATTGCAAAGATCCTGAAACCCGGCATCACAACACTGAGCCTGGATAAGATGATCGGTGAATTTATAGCCGATCATAAGGCGATCCCTTCCTTTCTCAACTATAATGGTTATCCCTTCAATTCCTGTATATCGGTTAATGATGTGGTGGTGCATGGCTTCCCTAATAAAACGGAGTTAAAACCGGGAGATATTGTTTCGATCGATGTAGGAGTGATCCTGGATAAGTGGCATGGCGATCATGCATATACCTTCGCCATCGGTGAGCCAACGCCGGAGGCACAGCAACTGATTGCGGTTACCAAGGAGTCGTTGTATAAGGGAATCGAAAAAGCCACCACCGGGCATCGCATCGGGGATATTGGTTTTGCAATTCAGCATTATACTGAAAAAGAACATGGTTATGGTGTGGTAAGAGAACTGGTGGGACATGGACTGGGGCAGAAAATGCACGAGGATCCGCAGGTACCCAACTATGGAAAACGAGGTACGGGTATGAAGCTGCAAAGCGGAATGGTACTGGCTATTGAACCAATGATTAACCTTGGAAAGAAGGAGGTGTTTACGGAAAGTGATGGCTGGACGGTGCGTACAAAGGATGGAAGTCCTTCTGTGCATTTCGAACATGATGTATGTGTGCGTCCGGGAAAGGCAGATGTGCTTTCCAACTACGCAACCATCGAGGAAGCAGAACAACAGAACCCCGAATTATTTGTCTGCACACTTAAAGCCTGA
- the secY gene encoding preprotein translocase subunit SecY: protein MKKLITTLKNIWSIEELRSKILFTLLLVFIYRIGKYIPLPGINPVTLEALQKNNAQNGILDLINTFAGGAFEQASIFALGVMPYITASIFMQLMTVLVPSFQKMQKEGESGRKKINQITRYLTVVVTFVQAFAYLAYLQQTSGPAIMPGYGSFYFSLTTIILLTTGTLFVMWLGEKITDKGLGNGTSLIIMVGILGRLPQSVAQELTFRSTRTGDILIFIIEIALFVGIIMGSILLVQGVRKVPVNYAKQIVGNRQFGGARQFLPLKVNSAGVMPIIFAQAIMFVPTLFTMGSKNADLGRMFTDHTNGWYMLIYATVVIGFTFLYTALIFNPKQISDNLKQNNGFIPGVKPGQPTTDYIGTIMDRITFPGAVLLAFVGILPGLIQKMFGMTQGFSMFFGGTSLLIMVGVVLDTLQQIETQLMMRQYDGLMKSGRIQGRQSSSAIQI from the coding sequence GTGAAAAAACTAATTACTACACTTAAGAATATATGGAGCATCGAAGAGCTAAGGAGTAAAATTCTTTTCACTTTATTGCTTGTCTTTATTTACCGGATCGGTAAATACATACCATTGCCTGGTATCAACCCGGTTACACTGGAGGCGCTGCAAAAGAACAACGCACAAAACGGCATCCTTGACCTGATCAATACATTTGCCGGTGGTGCGTTTGAACAGGCTTCTATTTTTGCATTGGGTGTGATGCCGTATATTACAGCATCAATCTTTATGCAGCTGATGACCGTTCTGGTACCTTCTTTCCAGAAAATGCAGAAGGAAGGGGAAAGCGGCCGTAAAAAGATCAACCAGATCACCCGGTACCTTACCGTAGTGGTTACTTTCGTACAGGCATTTGCCTACCTGGCTTACCTGCAGCAAACCTCCGGGCCGGCCATTATGCCCGGATACGGCAGTTTCTATTTCTCATTAACAACAATTATCCTGCTCACTACAGGAACCTTGTTTGTAATGTGGCTGGGTGAAAAGATCACGGATAAAGGTTTAGGTAATGGTACTTCCCTTATTATTATGGTTGGGATTCTGGGACGTTTGCCGCAGTCGGTGGCACAGGAGCTTACCTTCCGCTCCACCCGTACCGGTGATATCCTGATTTTTATTATTGAGATCGCGCTGTTTGTGGGTATTATTATGGGATCCATCCTGCTGGTACAGGGTGTACGCAAAGTACCGGTAAACTATGCAAAGCAGATTGTTGGCAACCGTCAGTTCGGCGGTGCGCGCCAGTTCCTGCCGCTGAAAGTAAACAGTGCCGGTGTAATGCCCATCATTTTTGCGCAGGCCATCATGTTTGTGCCTACCCTGTTTACAATGGGCAGCAAGAATGCCGACCTGGGAAGAATGTTCACCGATCATACGAATGGTTGGTACATGCTCATTTATGCTACCGTGGTGATCGGCTTTACATTTCTGTATACAGCATTGATCTTTAACCCCAAGCAGATATCCGACAACCTGAAGCAGAATAACGGCTTTATACCCGGTGTAAAACCTGGTCAGCCTACAACGGACTATATTGGTACCATTATGGACCGGATCACGTTCCCGGGGGCTGTGTTACTGGCTTTTGTAGGCATCCTGCCTGGTTTGATCCAGAAAATGTTTGGTATGACGCAGGGTTTCTCTATGTTCTTTGGAGGTACATCACTGCTGATCATGGTGGGTGTGGTGCTGGATACTTTACAGCAGATCGAAACACAACTGATGATGCGTCAGTACGATGGATTGATGAAGAGCGGCCGGATCCAGGGACGCCAAAGTTCTTCTGCGATTCAGATTTAA
- the rplO gene encoding 50S ribosomal protein L15 produces the protein MKLHELKPAKGAVHKEKRIGRGEGSGYGGTSTKGNKGGQSRAGYKRKIGHEGGQMPIQRRTPKRGFKNPDKIVYKIINIGQVDQWAETHNISDFSAENLYAMGFIGKTDKVKVLGNGEIKGKFTFKVHAISEKAKAAIESAGGSVEVLK, from the coding sequence ATGAAATTACATGAATTAAAACCTGCAAAAGGTGCTGTACACAAAGAAAAAAGAATTGGTCGTGGTGAAGGTAGCGGTTATGGCGGCACTTCTACAAAAGGTAACAAGGGGGGGCAAAGCCGCGCCGGTTACAAACGTAAAATAGGACATGAGGGTGGCCAGATGCCGATCCAGCGCCGTACTCCGAAAAGAGGGTTTAAGAATCCGGATAAGATCGTTTACAAGATTATTAACATCGGCCAGGTAGATCAGTGGGCCGAAACACATAATATTTCTGATTTTTCTGCTGAGAACCTTTACGCAATGGGCTTTATCGGTAAAACGGATAAAGTAAAGGTTTTGGGTAATGGTGAAATTAAGGGTAAATTCACTTTCAAGGTTCACGCTATCAGCGAAAAAGCGAAGGCCGCAATTGAAAGTGCTGGTGGATCCGTTGAGGTTTTAAAATGA
- the rpmD gene encoding 50S ribosomal protein L30, with amino-acid sequence MKKIKVTLVKSPIDRPERQKLTLKALGLNKTNSSKEVEATPQILGMIRKVEHMVKVEEL; translated from the coding sequence ATGAAAAAGATAAAAGTTACGTTAGTAAAAAGCCCGATCGACCGCCCGGAACGGCAAAAACTTACACTAAAGGCTTTAGGATTGAATAAAACCAACAGCAGCAAAGAAGTAGAAGCCACTCCGCAAATCCTGGGTATGATCCGTAAGGTGGAGCATATGGTTAAAGTAGAAGAATTGTAA
- the rpsE gene encoding 30S ribosomal protein S5, whose translation MSTVNFNNVKAGDLELKDKVVAINRVVKTTKGGRAFSFSALVVVGDGNGVVGHGLGKAKEVQEAITKGIEDAKKNLIKVPIMKGTIPHDQWAKEGAAKVMVKPASAGTGVIAGGSMRAVLEAAGLTDVLAKNLGSANPHNVVKATFKALAMMREPVHVAKTRSLGLKKVFNG comes from the coding sequence ATGTCAACAGTTAATTTCAACAATGTTAAGGCCGGCGATCTTGAATTAAAAGACAAGGTTGTTGCTATTAATCGTGTAGTAAAAACAACCAAAGGAGGCCGTGCATTCAGCTTTTCTGCATTAGTTGTTGTAGGAGATGGCAATGGTGTTGTAGGGCATGGTTTAGGAAAGGCGAAAGAGGTTCAGGAAGCCATTACCAAAGGGATCGAAGATGCGAAGAAAAACCTCATTAAAGTTCCCATCATGAAGGGAACCATCCCTCACGATCAGTGGGCGAAAGAGGGCGCTGCAAAAGTAATGGTGAAGCCGGCTTCTGCGGGTACCGGTGTAATCGCCGGAGGCTCTATGCGCGCTGTACTGGAGGCTGCAGGTCTTACAGATGTGTTGGCGAAGAACCTGGGGTCAGCAAATCCGCATAATGTGGTAAAAGCGACCTTTAAAGCCCTGGCAATGATGCGGGAGCCTGTACATGTAGCTAAAACCCGCTCTTTAGGTTTAAAGAAAGTATTTAACGGATAA
- the rplR gene encoding 50S ribosomal protein L18: MSNAKVKRRTSIRRIIRQKVSGTSQKPRLAVFRSNTDIYAQLIDDVQGLTIAAASTKDKDIKAQSGTKSELSKLVGAAIARKAADLKVTTVVFDRGGYLYHGRVKAVAEGAREGGLQF, translated from the coding sequence ATGTCAAACGCAAAAGTTAAAAGAAGAACCAGCATCCGCCGTATCATTCGTCAGAAAGTGAGCGGTACATCACAAAAGCCGAGACTGGCTGTGTTTCGGAGCAATACGGATATTTACGCACAATTGATCGACGACGTGCAGGGACTTACAATTGCAGCTGCGTCTACAAAAGACAAGGATATTAAAGCCCAATCCGGTACCAAATCTGAGCTGAGCAAGCTGGTGGGGGCTGCTATTGCCCGCAAAGCTGCGGATCTGAAAGTTACAACAGTGGTTTTTGACAGAGGTGGTTATTTATACCACGGACGGGTGAAGGCAGTTGCGGAAGGTGCAAGAGAAGGTGGTTTGCAATTTTAA
- the rplF gene encoding 50S ribosomal protein L6 — translation MSRIGKQVIAIPEGVTVAVGSDNVVTVKGKKGELKQAVNADIKVEVKDGQIAITRPSDQIQHRALHGLTRALVANLVEGVTKGFEKKMELVGVGYKATNQGNQLDLSLGYSHNIIFDIPKELTVATETVKGQNPTITISGSDKQLVGAVCAKIRSLRKPEPYKGKGVRFVGEIVRKKAGKSAGK, via the coding sequence ATGTCTCGTATAGGTAAACAAGTGATCGCCATTCCGGAAGGAGTTACTGTAGCAGTAGGCAGCGACAATGTTGTTACTGTTAAAGGTAAAAAAGGGGAGTTGAAACAAGCCGTAAATGCGGATATTAAAGTAGAAGTAAAAGACGGTCAGATCGCGATCACCCGTCCTTCAGACCAGATCCAGCACCGCGCCCTGCATGGGTTAACCCGCGCATTGGTGGCCAACCTGGTGGAAGGCGTTACAAAAGGATTTGAGAAAAAGATGGAATTGGTGGGTGTAGGTTATAAAGCCACCAACCAGGGAAACCAGCTGGATCTTTCTCTGGGATATTCTCACAATATCATCTTTGATATTCCTAAAGAATTGACCGTTGCAACAGAAACCGTAAAGGGACAAAACCCTACCATTACCATCAGCGGCAGCGACAAACAGCTGGTGGGTGCGGTATGCGCTAAAATCCGTAGCCTGCGTAAGCCCGAGCCTTATAAAGGAAAAGGGGTACGCTTTGTAGGTGAAATCGTACGGAAGAAAGCAGGTAAGTCTGCAGGTAAATAA
- the rpsH gene encoding 30S ribosomal protein S8 — MVTDPIADFLTRIRNAQMAGHRIVDIPASNLKKRMTEILYNQGYILKYKFEEDNKQGVIKIALKYDATTKQPAIQSLERVSRPGLRQYAKPADIRRVKNGLGIAILSTSKGVMTDKDARSQNVGGEVLCHIY; from the coding sequence ATGGTAACAGATCCAATTGCAGACTTTTTAACGAGAATACGTAACGCTCAGATGGCAGGTCACCGGATTGTGGACATTCCTGCTTCTAACCTGAAAAAACGTATGACCGAGATCTTATATAATCAGGGCTATATCCTGAAGTATAAGTTTGAGGAAGACAACAAGCAAGGGGTAATTAAAATCGCTTTGAAATACGATGCTACTACCAAGCAGCCCGCTATTCAGAGCCTGGAAAGAGTAAGCCGCCCGGGATTGCGTCAATACGCTAAGCCCGCGGATATCCGCCGTGTGAAAAACGGTCTGGGAATTGCTATCCTATCTACTTCCAAAGGAGTAATGACTGATAAGGATGCGCGGTCTCAGAATGTAGGCGGTGAAGTTCTGTGCCACATTTATTAA
- the rpsN gene encoding 30S ribosomal protein S14: protein MAKTSIKARQLKREKMVEQYAAKREELKKAGDYAALDKLPKNSSKVRLKNRCQLTGRPKGYVRYFGISRVALRDMALNGKIPGLKKASW from the coding sequence ATGGCAAAAACTTCAATTAAAGCCCGTCAGTTAAAAAGAGAAAAAATGGTGGAGCAATACGCCGCTAAAAGAGAGGAGCTGAAAAAAGCAGGTGATTATGCCGCTTTGGACAAGCTGCCTAAAAACTCTTCTAAAGTGCGTTTGAAAAACCGTTGCCAATTAACAGGACGTCCTAAAGGTTATGTACGTTACTTTGGAATTTCCCGGGTAGCATTAAGAGACATGGCTTTGAATGGTAAAATTCCGGGCTTAAAGAAAGCAAGCTGGTAA
- the rplE gene encoding 50S ribosomal protein L5: protein MSTKTYIPRLATKYKNEVVPALVKKFAYKSVMQAPKLEKICINRGVNGAVTDKKLVDVAVDELTTITGQKAVVTNSKKDISNFKLRKSMPIGARVTLRGEKMYEFLDRLIAVALPRVRDFKGINEKSFDGRGNYTMGVTEQIIFPEIDIDKVNKITGMDITFVTTAQTDEEAYELLKELGMPFKNAKK, encoded by the coding sequence ATGAGTACTAAAACATATATCCCCAGGCTGGCCACAAAATATAAAAATGAAGTGGTTCCGGCATTAGTGAAGAAGTTTGCTTACAAATCTGTAATGCAGGCTCCTAAACTGGAAAAGATCTGCATCAACCGTGGTGTAAATGGTGCCGTAACCGACAAAAAGCTGGTTGACGTGGCGGTAGATGAGCTGACCACCATCACAGGCCAGAAAGCGGTGGTAACCAACTCTAAAAAAGATATTTCAAACTTTAAACTGCGTAAGAGCATGCCGATTGGTGCGCGTGTTACCCTGCGCGGAGAAAAGATGTACGAATTCCTGGATCGCCTGATTGCGGTGGCTTTACCCCGTGTGCGTGATTTTAAAGGGATCAATGAAAAATCTTTCGACGGTCGCGGAAACTATACCATGGGTGTTACCGAGCAGATCATCTTCCCTGAAATCGATATCGATAAAGTGAATAAGATCACGGGTATGGACATCACGTTTGTGACTACCGCCCAAACAGATGAAGAGGCATACGAACTGTTGAAGGAACTGGGAATGCCCTTTAAAAACGCTAAAAAGTAA
- the rplX gene encoding 50S ribosomal protein L24 codes for MSKRFKPKYNIKKGDLVIVISGAAKPRKDDNGKFEYKPRLVKEVLVEEGKVLVEGVNIKTKHTKPSAQNTKGGIVKVEAPIHISNVMLWDAKAKAPSKVKRQREEGKTLRIFKKSGEKI; via the coding sequence ATGAGCAAAAGATTTAAACCCAAGTACAATATTAAAAAAGGCGATTTGGTTATTGTTATCAGCGGTGCTGCAAAACCCCGCAAGGATGATAACGGTAAGTTTGAATATAAACCACGGTTAGTGAAAGAGGTATTGGTTGAAGAAGGAAAAGTGCTGGTTGAGGGTGTGAACATCAAAACCAAACATACCAAACCCTCCGCCCAGAATACAAAGGGTGGTATTGTAAAAGTAGAAGCTCCGATTCATATCAGCAATGTGATGCTGTGGGATGCGAAAGCCAAAGCGCCTTCTAAAGTAAAGCGCCAGCGCGAAGAGGGTAAAACACTGCGCATCTTTAAAAAATCAGGAGAAAAAATCTAA
- the rplN gene encoding 50S ribosomal protein L14, translated as MIQQESRLNVADNSGAKEVLCIRVLGNSGQRYAKIGDKIVVTVKDAAPAGGIKKGTVAKAVIVRTTNKLRRKDGSYIRFDDNAVVILNASDEPRGTRIFGPVARELRDKGYMRIVSLAPEVL; from the coding sequence ATGATTCAGCAAGAAAGCCGGTTGAACGTGGCGGATAATAGTGGCGCAAAAGAAGTTCTTTGTATCCGCGTACTGGGTAACAGCGGACAACGCTATGCAAAAATTGGCGATAAAATCGTTGTAACAGTAAAAGACGCAGCTCCGGCAGGGGGTATCAAGAAAGGAACCGTAGCCAAAGCGGTGATCGTACGCACTACCAACAAATTGCGCCGTAAAGATGGTTCGTACATTCGTTTTGATGACAACGCTGTTGTTATTTTGAACGCATCTGATGAACCAAGAGGTACCCGTATCTTCGGACCTGTTGCCCGGGAGCTTCGTGATAAAGGATATATGAGGATCGTGTCATTAGCTCCGGAGGTGTTATAA
- the rpsQ gene encoding 30S ribosomal protein S17: protein MSERNLRKTRIGVVTSNKMTKTITVAVERKVKHPIYGKFLKKTTKFHAHDEKNECSIGDTVKIMETRPLSKLKRWRLVEVIEKVK from the coding sequence ATGTCTGAAAGAAATTTAAGAAAAACAAGAATAGGCGTGGTTACCAGCAACAAGATGACAAAAACCATCACCGTTGCTGTGGAAAGAAAAGTAAAGCACCCTATTTACGGTAAGTTCCTTAAAAAAACGACCAAGTTCCACGCGCACGATGAGAAGAATGAGTGCAGCATTGGGGATACCGTTAAAATTATGGAAACCCGCCCCTTGAGCAAATTGAAGCGCTGGAGACTGGTTGAGGTTATCGAAAAAGTAAAATAA
- the rpmC gene encoding 50S ribosomal protein L29, which translates to MSKKQEFIGSIKGLNAEDLKVQLEQSKQRLKKLEFAHAISPLENPMSIRALRKDIARIETFLKQSQGSEAAKA; encoded by the coding sequence ATGTCAAAGAAACAAGAATTTATAGGCAGCATAAAAGGATTAAACGCGGAAGATTTAAAGGTTCAGCTGGAGCAGTCCAAGCAGCGCCTGAAGAAACTGGAGTTTGCACACGCGATCTCTCCGCTGGAAAATCCGATGTCTATCCGTGCACTGCGCAAAGATATCGCCCGGATTGAAACGTTTTTAAAACAAAGTCAAGGCAGCGAAGCTGCGAAAGCGTAA
- the rplP gene encoding 50S ribosomal protein L16, producing MLQPKRTKHRKMQKGRMKGDAKRGTTISFGSYALKAQDSHWITDRQIEAARQALTRSMKREGNVWIRIFPDKPITKKPAEVRMGKGKGNLEYWAAVVQPGRIIFEVDGVSEEVARRALSLASGKLPIKTKFTMRRDLVTN from the coding sequence ATGTTACAACCGAAGAGAACAAAGCACAGGAAAATGCAAAAAGGTCGCATGAAAGGCGACGCGAAAAGAGGGACTACCATTTCGTTTGGTTCTTATGCTTTAAAAGCCCAGGATTCTCACTGGATTACGGACCGCCAGATTGAGGCTGCCCGTCAGGCACTTACCCGTAGCATGAAAAGGGAAGGGAACGTATGGATCCGCATTTTCCCTGATAAGCCCATCACCAAAAAGCCTGCAGAGGTTCGTATGGGTAAAGGTAAAGGTAACCTTGAATATTGGGCTGCTGTTGTACAACCCGGCCGTATCATTTTTGAAGTGGACGGTGTAAGCGAGGAAGTTGCACGCAGAGCACTGTCTTTAGCATCTGGTAAATTGCCGATCAAGACTAAGTTCACCATGCGTAGGGATTTAGTTACTAATTAA